caAACtaaacgaccataaaatttgcgaaatgctgactttaagcgagactgttggaacccctgcatcatcaacttgtttgtcagtagcctgcttcgatttaaaaactgaccataagcagaacaagctcttgcgtattgaatcagttgagagatatatacaccatatgcaggtaggtgataatggaatattgctacataaatatgggaagttgacgatggagaagctaaaatcatcccgtttgtcataaagacgagctgttagtttgccgttaaaatctactttcaatagaatatctaagtatgaagcagaagtagtgtcttttatttcgagttcactgcgATATATTGAATCggtatatgaatgaaaattattattgttaatagataatacgtcgtcgatatatctaaatgtcgaattgaaggccacagcaagatatgttgtcttctcacgtagaaatgtttgaataaattctgtttcataggaatataaaaacaggtcagctaataaaggaacacaattcgtgcccatggggattccaacagactgttggaagacctgatcaacaaagaccaggaagatattgtcaatgaggaacttcagcatattctttatttcaacttcagagtacttatgcgtgggatcagagtggcgtttaacaaagtatttttttggatgactgatcactagaaagGAATAAttgcattttccatttttgttgaagaagcagctgtctatgatgtcaaagagtctagtctttaatttatcgtgaggaatggtcgtgtaaaatgttgaaaagtcatacgttttgatgttgatttgagaaaagttttgcgatttcaagtttacttaaagttctttggaattttttagaatccacatttgatttgcaCCACTtatggcatatgtagtcgcacagtacgtttgattgactgattgttttgatgtctttcgccacattcaacaatttttcagttatctggtggcgccgggtttttgttggtggaagagagaacccagatacaatgtacctgggaagagaccaccgaccttccgaaagtaaactgcgaaactttctcaattaccggcgcgagcgtgattcgaacccgcgcctaccagaggtgagaggccgtgtgattttgagcgcaatgctctaaccactcggccacggaggcccctagtacgtttgaagtttctccttcacagcttttttatattttcatgaggagcaaagataggggctggtagagcatttactggatccagcaatgtatctttgtaagggtttttacgaagtttaggaatccagtataggtacggtaactcatattcctccgacccattgactggtatattaaatgtgtccaaaactgaagcatggttttgaagaatctttatcttttgaaagggcaattGGAGTTTAAGTACGACATTTGAAGAAGGAAGAGTTTGGTGACCGTATACATAATGAATTCTTTTTATCTGTGTGTCTTTCTGATTGCATGTTTGCATATTTTTAGCATCGCATAATGTTACGCATGCAAAATCTCCCAAACAACCGACCAATAATTCATAGCATTCAAAAGTACCAACGCTAATGAGAATCTCACCGCGTTTTTCCATTTTCACGTTTCCTACATCATCCATTTGTGAATATCCCTGAAGTGGAAACTCTTGTTTGATTTGGGTCGTCAGAAGCTCTCCTCttgtttttgtgaaattatcgCCATTTGATGAAGAACTGTCATTAATGTTTGGTGGAGTGTCCTTTTCATTAGCAATGTTGGTTTGTTTCGTCTGTTTTTGTGCTTTTCCGTCAAGAAATGTCTCCCAATTTgaacttttcatttcaaatactagCCTATTCTCTTCCACATTTGCTAGTCTGGTTTCTTGTTCCTCGTTTTTACGTTCTAATTCTGAGACTCTAGCCTTAAGGAGGGACATTTGTCTGTTGGAGTCAGTTAGAGCTTCTTCAAGGCTTACTACTCTTCTTTCCAGatccagtttttcttttttgagTTTGTTTTTTGACGCATCCTGTCCACTGTTTCCGAAACCGTTGTTAGCGAAAATCTGGTCTTCAAGTTTTAGTTGAAGGCTATCAAATAAATTCTCAAGATTCTCAAGTCTTTCGTCACATGTTTTGGCTAACGTTATTTCGAGAAAAGTAAACACTAGAAAAACACGGAGCACGAGCAGAATCATGTCTAAACTCCCTGGTATAACAGTATAGTGACAGAAAATATTCTCTTACTGATAAGTACGTATGTATGTACAGATTTAGTGTATTCAGATAGCAATAGGTTCAGAACAGTTGATCTCAATGTTACGTATTAGGTCATTAGTAATATGCAAGCTACAATAAGGAATTACAAGTCGATTTTGGTTGCTCGTGGCTCTAGCCCTTTGTATTAAGAGAGTACGGAAACATCTTAGGTCatgttgaaattgatgataAATATGGACAAATTTCCCAAAGAGAAGGCAAACTGTCGCAAAACTTCAAATTCCAGTGCCACGGGCAATGTTCCCAGAATAAGGAAATTTAAGTCAgataattttgtttattatcATGTTTAGGAGCGATATTATATGCTTAAATCGCAACCACTCCACCTCTTCTGCCCATTCCTTTTTCTCCTCCAAGCAAATTATCTTTACAATTTCACACATGcaaatataaatttaaatatCGAGTTGAATCCTTTTTACTTAGAAAATGTAATGCCCTTATTCTTATCTTGATAAAGTTATAGCCCTGAGAAGATTCAACTCCACGGGAAAATAGATGAAAGAAAAGTCAGTAATGCTTTTTGGGGATTATTTCGTTTGCCTAGGAAATAATTGTCTCTCTCTGAGAAAAtccattttaaacatttacattatgTATCTAATAAATTACCCCATTACTGATCAAAATTTAACGTTGATCACTTTTCAATTACCggtttgtttttttcaattcaatttttttcgttgaattttgatcgggatcaaCTTTTAACGTGGAGAAATGACCACTGGGGGCGTTCTTCAATGGGATCACTAGTGTTACGCCGGCGTCATAAACCGTCATGCGTAAATTGTCATATTTTTCAACGTAGTCACAATTTATATCAATACACATCTTTGGTGTCGTTTTATGTAATTATCaaatgtttgttcaaattgatCAGTTTTCATTAGAAAGATTACTTTCATCACCTACTGTCGTAAACCACACTCGTTATCAAATTTCTTCCCTTGCAAATAGGACTTGATATAGGGAGAGACTACGAAGTCCATAGGGGCTAAAACTGGACTGTAAGGCAGGTGATTAAGGCATTCAAAACTGTTTTAAGAGAGATATGGCAAGGCATATCGTACTTTGCAGTGTGGTTTGCGGTGCTATGTTTATGATAACAATTCTTATTGTAGTACGTACGTTTTCTGTTCAAAAATCCCCTTATGGTAGTGCGTTAGTTATGGAAGTACCGGGAGGGGGTATCATAGACCTACGGATTGTCTTTACAGGAATGAAGGTCATAGGCTTGTCAATACAGAATTTAAAAATCTAAAGTATGACATTTCACTTTGTCCGATCGAGTTATAAAACACGTACATAGAAATTGTAGAAGTCTGAAATTATCTTCCTTGTAGAAGTTCGTCATTGTTCAGCATCACAATGTATAACACCGTATTCGTTTAAACTATGGACATCTTTAACATCAAGCGCATAATTCCATGTGAAAATATTCGGGAAGTAAAATTCGAGACTTTAGAGGGGTCCCGATCCTATCGTTGATATAAGCCATATGgaatgtacatatgtagtaaGCGGTATGAAATGTACAAATGATCACTTTCAATCATGAATAGATGTCTAGATTTTGTGGGgatcatcaatatatatatatatatatatatatatatatatatatatatatatatatatatacatatatgaaaggtgaagataacgaacagtgatcaatctcataactcccatcaacaatacaaaatagagagttgggcaaacacggatgcctggatatgccagaggtgggatcaggtgccttggaggagtaagcatcccctgtcgaccggtcacatccgccgtgaaccctatatcttgatcaggtaaacggagctatcggtaatcaaaatcagtgtgccaagaacggcctaacaatcggtatgaaacatattcatttcaaaattaaggatgatctcCCTGAAGCATAGCTCtcatccttggatgaatttggctccattttttGGCAccctagttttccttttagctctcacaagtttattgttatttcgaatttccaaactttcggcttgagcatcactgaagaaacattatttgtcgaaatgcgcatctggtgcatgaaaattggtaccgtatgagttttacatctgacaggttttattggcaaactagatcgttataacgaccatagaatttgcgaaatgcctcctttaaacgagactgttggaaccccttcACACACAATATAACATGTGATAGTATTTGCATATCAAATGATATGACTTTCCAAATTAGACAATAAGATCGATAAATTGTCATGACTTCTAAAGTTCGAGAATGAAATTTTATCGCTCCAGTTTTTAAAACGGTGATAATTAAAACCACCCGTTTTATTGTACCAATATATCAGACAAATTACTCAGTTACATGTTACTAGTATATGAATACTGTATAAAATGCCTTACGTGGACTATACAAACATTACGTTGTAGGGATGGGCTGATAATTGGATTGGTAACTAAAGCATTTACCTCCTTACGATAGGGTACAGGAttctatatgaaatattttatattaaaaaagacAATATTGCTTATACTAAAGTACATGTtacatatagtatatacatgaacatgtatatGGAAGGCGCttaattattttactgtatgcTGAATAATATCCACTAAATCCACTACATttcctaaaacaaattaaacatgttttgaaaccgTGATAAGGATGCTTAATGATTACTGATCTTTTTCATCGATGCAATATATGGAAAGTTATACAACTGTAAGATACAAGTCATATGAAATGTGTGGAACACGATGTAACAGCTGCACACCAGGTGTAACTGTGAACCCCTCCTCTCGCCACAATATTTAGATTTGATCACGTTAACTTGGCACCTCTCTGAACTTAAAAAAACCCCAAGTACAATCGATACACGTAGCAATGCATGGTGTATAAGTTGAGGACGTTTTCACTCTATGGTATATAACATGTGTCgacaacctacatgtacatggagTGAATAAGTTTGTGTAAACATTGTATTCATTGGTGTCTAAGGATAGGCACACCGGACCACTATCACTACCACCACCATCAATACCAGCACAACCACAGCCAACACCACTCTCGCCACCAACACTTCTAACATcaccactaccaccaccaccaacacTTCTAACATCACCACTACCACCACCAACACTTCTAACATCTCCACTACCAACACCAACACTTTTAACATCTCCACTACCAACACCACCAACACTTCTAACATCACCACTACCACCACCAAAACTTCTAACATCTCCACTACCAACACCACCAACACTTCTAGCATCTCCACTACCAACACCACCAACACTTCTAACATTACCACTACCAACACCACCAACACTTCTAACATCACCACTACCAACACCACCAACACTTCTAACATCTCCACTACCAACACCACCAACACTTCTAACATCACCACTACCACCACCAACACTTCTAACATCACCACTACCAACACCACCAACACTTCTAACATCTCCACTACCAACACCACCAACACTTCTAACATCACCACTACCACCACCAACACTTCTAACATCACCACTACCAACACCATCAACACTTCTAACATcaccactaccaccaccaccacttcTAACATCACCACTACCAACACCACCAACACTTCTAACATCTCCACTACCACCACCAACACTAACATCTCCACTACCAACACCACCAACACTTCTAACATCTCCACTACCACCACCAACACTTCTAACATCTCCACTATCAACACCACCAACACTTCTAACATCACCACTACCAACACCACCAACACTTCTAACATCACCACTACCACCACCAACACTTCTAACATCTCCACTACCAACACCACCAACACTTCTAACATCACCACTACCAACACCACCAACACTTCCAACATCACCACTACCACCACCAACACTTCTAGCAACACCACTACCACCACCAACACTTCTAACATCACCACTACCACCAACAACACTTATAATATCTCCACTACCACCACCAACACTTCTAACATCACCACTACCAACACCACCAACACTTCTAACATTACCACTACCAACACCACCAACACTTCTAACATCACTGTAATGAAGTTCTTTTTGGATTTTGTGTAGGCaatagagaaaatgataaatcgtagaataaataaaaagaaaatttatttagcaataagataagaaatatagagatgtttgaaaaacaaagaaatcacacTTTCACATGCACACACCCATACTCTCTCAccgagaaagaaaatataaattggtaTAAATAAACCTGGCAATATTGACAAATCAACATAACGTATAACTGTCAAGACAGTTCAATAGTCAATACAACAAATATGTCATTCCAGGCTGAAAATATAActcataataaatgtattacaaaaATGGTTCAAATAGTAGCAAATTCCGCTAACTACAGAAAAAGTTAAACAGTAGTAAATTACGTTTTGTACaaatttctcaaattcctttttgataaaatgttaatttaccgAAACTCAATATGAATGTTTGGCTACTcagcacaattcaatttaatgccACGTCACACTTGGCACAACCAGGCCTCCATATAGCGCGAACAGCCCCTCCGCTTCCAGTCCCGGACTCACAGGTCTCTCACTGAACAACGATACTGGGTATCACGCCGACTTCAAACCAATGACAACACTAGGCCCACAAAATAATTGCCAAGTCCACCACGTGGAACACCCATGTACAGTGTGGTCTCACGTGTTTTGATTCCCACGCCGAGCACCTACTGAAACGCTGAGAGTACTGCCTGATATGGCCCAGATAGCTTATTAAATCCCCTCTGCACTGAAATAGCAATCACTTAACCTAAAACCTATACACAAAGTGACTTGGTTaacaacaaaattttaaaacacaatacACGAGAAAATTAACCCGAAACCTCGCaaatatttcacacaaaaatagcTTACCGGCTGGAGAAAACCTATGCCcacacagtaaaatgtttgtctctcTGGCTACCCATTACCCAGACTAACTTCTGGAATTCGCCAAGAAAAGACCCCTGCTGGACAGCATGAAAACGTGGCCGCACGCTTGACAAACAGCCGCTACTCTGACTGACCAAACCAGTATGCTAAAAATAGCCTTATCGACCAACACTCACACTACGGAAACACCTTACAAGCATAAACAACTATTTACAGACAATACCACAAAAACtaactaaaatgaaaattaacttcatCACACACGCCCCcatttatttataaaatgtccatcattttaaataaattatgatgaagttgaaaacaaaattgaaaccaACTTAAATTGGTCTGGATAAAACATCCGCCATCTTGTTATCCTTCCCAGCAATGTGTTCAACCGTGTACTTGAACTCTTGCAGAACCAGACTCCATCTTAAAAGCCTTGGATTCTCTGATTTCATTGTCTTTAACCATTGTAGTACACGGTGATCCGACTCAATTAAATATTCCTTGCCATACAAATACTTACGTAGACGTTTTACAGCCCACACTATGGCGTAACATTCTTTTTCTACTGTTGCAAAGTTTTGTTCTCTGGGCAACAACTTTTTGCTAAGGTAGACAATAGGATGACGTTCTGAATGTTTCTCTTGTAATAGAACTGCTCCAAGTCCCCTATCACTGGCCTCAGTTTGTAATATGAACTCTGAATGGAAATCAGGGTTCCATAGTAAAGGCGCACTTACCAAATCCTGTTTCAACTGACGAAAAGCCTTGTCGTGCTCATCCGTCCAATTCACCTTATTGGATGAATTTTTCCTTGTCAAGTCTGATAATGGAGCTGACTTTGTAGAGAAATTGGGAATAAATTTCCTATAAAAGTTGactgaccctaaaaatgaccTTACCTCCTTCTTCTTGGTTGGAACTGGGATATTCAAGATAGCTTGAAGTTTCTGCTGTAGGACTAACTTGACTATTCCCTTCCAAATGACCTAAGAACTCCATCTGATGTGAACCAAACTCGAATTTCTTTGGATTTGCTGTCAAACCTGCTTTCTGTAACGAGCTTAACACTGCCTTTATGTGCCCTAGATGACTTTCCCAACTTTCGCTGAAAATAATGATGTCATCGATAAAGCAATCTGAAAATGTAGCATGGTCAGCTAAAACAGTTCTTACTAACCTGTTGAATGTTGCAGCAGAGTTCATCATTCCAAACGGCATAACCGTAAATTGGAAATGACCAAATGGAGTCACAAACGCGCTTTTCTCTTTGGCCTCATCGTCCAAACTGATTTGCCAATAACCCTTCGTAAGGTCTATCTTACTCAAATACTTTGCTTCCCCGAGTCTATCAATGATATCGTCAATCTGAGCATTTGGCTCGGGATCAAATTGGGTTACCTGATTTAATTTTCGGTAGTCTACGCAGAACCTAATTGTCTTGTCTTTCTTAGGAATGATAACTACTGGAGATGCATAAGGACTTACCGAAGATTCCACAATACCCGCTTCTAACATCGCCGACAACTTTCTTTTCACTTCATTCCGTAATGCATGTGGAATTTGATAGGGTTTTTGGCGAACTGGAATATCGCATGTGGTGAAAACACGATGTTTCAATATCGACGTTCTGCCAGGAACATTGGTCTACACCTCGCTGCATTCTTTCAAACATTCCATGAGTTCCGTTTTCTGTTCCTTAGATAATGTGTCGGATATCTTGACATCTTTGAAATTGTCTCTTGGATCCACCAAAGGAGTATCAATGCAGTCATTATCCTCTTCCGAATGATCTGCAATACATACTGCTGCTATAACTTGCTTCTCATTCTCTTCATCTCTTTCAAACCAGCGTTTTAGCATGTTGACATGGTAAACTTTGGTACCGCCGTTGTCATACCGTACTCTGTAGTCTACCGGACTTACTTTCTCCAATACAGGAAAAGGTCCTTTCCACTGTgccaatattttctttgtactCGTCGGTAACAAAACCAGGACTTTTCCCCCGACTTCAAATGACCTATTTCCCGCATTTCGGTCGTAATACCTTTTCTGGTCCGTTTTACTGTCCTGTTCCTTCTCTGATACGAGATCTGCCATCTTTGCCAGTTTTTCGCGCATCTCAATGATGTAGTTGAGTACTGAGGGTTGCAACTGACGACTCTTGTCTTTCTCACCATCGATGTTTTCTCTAAGAATAGCAACTGGTCCTCTGACGTGTCTCCCATACATCAGCTCAAATGGTGCAAAGCCTGTCGATTCCTGCGGAACTTCCCTATAAGCAAATAGGAGATATGGCAAAAGCTTATCCCACTTACCTGGCTCATCCTGTGCGTATATTTGGAGCATCCTCTTTAAAGTCCTATTAAACAGCTCGACCAGACCATTTGCTTGAGGATGATACGGAGTTGTGTTTAACTTGTGTATGCTCAACAGTCGACATAACTCCGACATCAGGGATGACATAAAGTTTGTACCTGGATCTGACACTTCTAACATCACCACTACCAACACCACCAACACTTCTAACATCACCACTACCACCACCAACACTTCTAACATAACCACTACCACCACCAAAACTTCTAACATCTCCACTACCACCACCAACACTTATATCTCCACTACCACCACCAACACTTCTAACATCTCCACTACCAACACCACCAACACTTCTAACATCACCACTACCAACACCACCAACACTTCTAACATCACCACTACCAACACCAACACTTCTAACATCTCCACTACCACCACCAACACTTCTAACATcaccactaccaccaccaccacttcTAACATCTCCACTACCACCAGCTACACTTCTAACATCTCCACTACCAACACCACTAACACTTCTAACATCACCACTACCACCACCAACACTTCTAACATCTCCACTACCAACACCACCAACACTTCTAACATCACCACTACCAACACCACCAACACTTCTAACATCACCAATACCAATAcgacttgtatatatttatatcatttgatgatATCTTATTGTTATGCAAATATATGCAGAATCGCAAACTGGGTTAgtcatttaaaaactttatgTACTATTGGTATTCAGATACCAATTCATGATATCATCCTTTCTTATCATTAAATAGAAGGCATTATACATAATAATTAtagtttttgattgattgattgattgtatcttgcttaacgtctcgctcgagaatttttcactcatatgaagacgtcaccaagaccggtgaagggcttcaaattttaggcctatgctcggtgcttacggccattaagcagtgagggttctttagcgtgccacacctactgcgacacgagACATcccctgatgccgagcgtttggcgatggaactgtcactacccgttttaacgacttaggtctgtcgcggccgggattcgaacctcaGCCTACCACATGCAAcgcaaacgctctaacctcgGCCACCGCGTAGAGTCATTATATGAACTGATTTAAATATCTAAACTATGTCAGAAGAGTGACCTCTAGCTGTACATGGGAGTGGCAATTAAACAGAAGGAGGACTAAGGGACGTAGAAGATGATGGTTGGTGTATAGATGACAGATTACTCCTCTTGAAATCTGGATTTGACTTGTCGGATTTCTGTACATAGGACCTGCATATATGTCTGCATTTGTCACACAGAAAATCAGGGTCACTAGACGTTCTTCCAGAAAGTCTGCTTATTATATTCCTATTAATTTTTGATATAACatatatctgtctgtctgtttcgTAGTTCTAGGGCAGTTAAAACGCTTAAAGGAATTTTTTTAGGCATCTGTAACTACTCAATTTGGAAAcggaaataaaatcaaaatcttaatgcataatttcattataatttagatttaaacaatatcttcaTATGCAGAAAACACGAATGGATTGGACAAAAGGCAttgcatatacatatgtatataagcCCTCTCCAAATGCATGCTGAAGTAAATTATGTCAGTATTATTCATACATACTTAAGTATTAAGACATTATGCAGGCTGTTTCCCcttaaaaattgtcaaaatttccccccaaatcgtgtcaaaattatttgcacttttaaaaacattatattacaaatattttacatatgaCCTACTATTGCGTCAATGGCATCCCGATAAAGTGAATATTGGACAGTATCAAGATAACcctgtataattttcatttcatgatCGAGATACATGCCATGTGGCATGAAAAAGTagtatgtaaaaagaaaaaatctttaaaaatctatagttacaaaatttcaatagtttacacacaaacacacacacacacacacgcacccATTTATCCACACATTTATTTATTGAGGAgttcaatattaaaaaattcctaatatcaaaataagttgataatttttccaaatcaGTAAGGCATATTCGTAGCTTCTAAATTTGGTGTGAAAAACACTGGATGtaaatcatttgattttgtttcattagGAATAATGATaaagtcatgtacatgtaatagtgcAGAACTTTAAATGAGTGTGGTAACAAATTgggataaaaatatttttaaaaaataaataatgataaataactTGAACCTTCAATTAAGGCATCGCTCTCTTCACATTCAATAATAAATCGCTAGgtagaaatataaacacaatatgttaCACGTACAGGGTGTTCGTGGCTCGAGTCCTTTGAGAGTTAATTTAGAAGATTTTtccatcaaaattgataaaagcatgtatgatatctgaaaatttcagtgatggcata
Above is a genomic segment from Ostrea edulis chromosome 3, xbOstEdul1.1, whole genome shotgun sequence containing:
- the LOC125673173 gene encoding uncharacterized protein LOC125673173, which gives rise to MILLVLRVFLVFTFLEITLAKTCDERLENLENLFDSLQLKLEDQIFANNGFGNSGQDASKNKLKKEKLDLERRVVSLEEALTDSNRQMSLLKARVSELERKNEEQETRLANVEENRLVFEMKSSNWETFLDGKAQKQTKQTNIANEKDTPPNINDSSSSNGDNFTKTRGELLTTQIKQEFPLQGYSQMDDVGNVKMEKRGVQTTKTSFSGGVAFSAYVPAYETDISKDHTIKFDRIVTNIDNHYNPYSGIFTAPQHGIYVFTWNLYCFNDGHIYSQVVVNSNAVGAMYTTAEGATNIRTTTGIVVVEVNQGDVVFVRTHPTATYSGNLYSSPIWRSSFNGWKLF